In one Gammaproteobacteria bacterium genomic region, the following are encoded:
- a CDS encoding rhodanese-like domain-containing protein yields MRCRTDTFDVREPREYAAAHIPGAINVPRGIIEFAIWRYVGFPEATNHDITSSTAAPKNAVPWRHGLCRTSALPISRV; encoded by the coding sequence ATTCGATGCAGGACCGATACGTTCGATGTCCGTGAACCCCGGGAGTACGCGGCGGCGCACATCCCGGGTGCGATCAACGTGCCGCGCGGCATTATCGAGTTCGCGATCTGGCGATACGTGGGGTTTCCTGAGGCGACCAACCACGACATCACTAGCTCTACTGCCGCACCGAAAAACGCTGTGCCCTGGCGACACGGTCTTTGCAGGACCTCGGCTTTACCAATCTCACGAGTGTGA